The Acutalibacter muris genomic sequence CAACAGTCCTTTTATGCGCTCCCATTGTTCTTTTGTCAATTCATATCGTTCTATATCCCTAATTTTGCACTATCTCTCAATTTGTGCAATATTTATTTTTTGCACAGAGCCTGGTAATAATTTGCGTGAGATTTCACAACCACCTATTCCCTTTCTCCCCTTTTACTAAGATATATTTTTGCTATAAGCGCAACTAAAATCCCTGTGCAAACAGATCCTTTCTGTATGCCCAGGGATTTCAACTTCTATTTTGCCTCAAATTACTTTCCTATATCTATCACCATAAAATTCCCGCCGCTGCCACCAACACAGGCAGCGTCAGAATAGACAGCACCGTGCTGAGCACCACTGTTCTGCACGCATACGAGTAGTCCTTCCCATACAGTTGGGCATATACCGCCACATTGGCCCCCACCGGCGCGGAGGCGCCTAAAAGGATCACGTATTTCATCGTCAAGTCCACCGGCAGCGGCGTGAGCAGGGCCAATGTTACAGCGGGAATGAGCAGCAGACGAACCGCGCTGAGCACATACAGCCTTGGGGACATAACGGTCTCCTTCAAGCTGGTCTGTGCCATATAGATCCCCAGCACCAGCATGGCTACAGGGGAGTTCAAGGCTGCCAGACCGCCTATTGCTCCGCCCAGGACCCCGGGCAGCCGTGAGCCCAGCCCCGTGACGAACAGCACCACCCCTGCGGCAGTGCCCACGGTGATGGGATTCAGCAGCACCCCCTTTAGGGAGACCGCCCCCTTATCGCCCTTGAGCAGCGCCGCGCCATATGTCCACTGCAAAAGGTTCAGCAGCACCACAAAGCCTACCAGAAGAAAGACAGCCTCGTCTCCAAAGCCGGCCCGCACCAGAGGGATGCCCATAAAGCCGCAGTTAGAAAAGGCGGCGGCAAAGTTGTCGACGGGGCTCTTCTTAAAGGCGAAATGGGATATGGCCGCCGAAACCGCCAGGGCCACAGCCGCAAGCAAGGCGCTGAGCCCCAGGGCCCTCAACTTTTCCAAGGAGAGCTCCACGCAAAAGCTGTTGATGATTACGGCCGGGATAATGAGCCATACCAGCAGGTTCGCCAGGGACTTGCTGCCCTCCTTCGTGATTTTTCCACCCTTGAACAGAGCGAATCCCACGAGCATATATATCGCCATGGTCAGGGTTTGCTGAAATACTATGCTGGTGGTTTCCATTTACAAGTTCTCCCTAAATAAAGCATTTTTCTTTTATTATAGCCAGAAGGGGCAGATTTGTCAAATAAATCTTAGCTTACCTCTTGCTTAAGAGATGTTAAGTTATATAAGGAAGGGGATCTGCACGAAAACTGGCAGAACTGGGTAAACGAGAAGATGTCCCTGGTGCAGCCGGTGCTGTCAAAGGAGGCGATAAGCGGCCTTGAAGCGGAAAACCCCTTCCTGGACGTGGTGATAACCGCAGAGTTTACTGGGCCCACTGGGAGACTTTGACGAACCGGGGTATAAGTTCCGCACCTATCAGATAGCCGGCTCCAGCCATGATAGCCGGCACTGTATCCTGGACTACCAGATATTCCAGCTTTTCCACGGATAAACACGGCAAGCTCAGCCCGATCTTTGGAAAGGTAAACCCTTTTACCCCCGAGAAGCTGAAGGCCCCTTCAGCAGACGGGATACAACGTGCCCAATGCTCTTTTCTTCTGAACTGCAATATAATGCAAGTAACATTCGTGGCACGCCTCTCAACGATGCGTACCATGTCGGGTCGTTCAATTTGTAGATAAGTTATGAAATTGGCGGTTGAACAACCAGGCAGCTTATGATATACTATACATCAATTAGACTTCCCTCCTATTTTCTGAAAGGGTCGAAACCAAACCGAAAAAAGTACAGGTTCTAAGGAAAGGAGCCCTCCATGCCTGCAGAAAACGAAAAGACCGAATTATTTGAACGCACTCCCATTCCCAAGGCCGTTATGACCCTGGCCCTCCCCACCGTCCTCAGCTCCCTGGTGATGGTGCTCTACCACCTGGCGGATACCTTCTTTGTGGGGATGCTGGACGACCCCCTCCAAAACGCGGCCCTCACCCTCTCCGGACCCGTACTGCTGGCCTTTAACGCGGTGAACAACCTGTTCGGCGTGGGCACCTCCTCCATGATGAGTCGGGCCCTGGGAACGAAAGACTACGATACCGTATACAGAAGCTCCGCCTTTGGGTTTTACGGCTCCCTCATAAGCGGGGTGCTGTTTTCCGCGGCCTTCACTGCCTTCCGAGGGCCGCTGCTCCAAGTTATGGGCACACAGCAGAGCACCCTCTCCGCCACCAGCGATTACCTGCTCTGGACCGTGACCTTTGGGGCCGCTCCCGCCATCCTCAACGTAGTGCTGGCCTATCTGGTGCGCTCAGAGGGGGCGTCCCTCCACGCCAGCATCGGCACCATGAGCGGGTGTCTCCTGAACATACTCTTAGACCCTGTATTTATTTTGCCCTGGGGGCTGAATATGGGCGCGGCGGGCGCGGGCCTTGCCACCTTCCTCTCCAACTGCGCGGCCTGCCTGTACTTCTTCGTGCTGCTGTTCCTGCGCCGGGGGAAGACCTTCGTGTGCGTGAAGCCCTCCATGTTCGGGTTCCGCCGGGCTATTGTGCTGGGCCTCCTCGGGGTGGGCGTGCCGGCCTCTATCCAAAATCTGCTGAACGTGACCAGCCGCATGGTGCTTAACAACTTCACCGCCGCCTACGGCCCGGATGCGGTGGCGGCCATGGGCATTGCCAGCACCATCAGCTCCGTGGCCATGCAAATTGCCATGGGCGGCTCTCAGGGAATCATGCCCCTGATTGGTTATAACTACGCCAGCGGCAACATAAAGCGCATGAAGGAGACCGTCATCTTTTTGACAGCGATCGCTCTGGGCTTTATGGCAGTGGCCACGGGGGCCATGTTCTTTGGGGCCAGGTGGTTTACCCTGCTGTTCATCCAGAACCAGTCGGTAGTCACCTTCGGCGCGGCCTTCCTTCGGGGGCTCTGTCTGGCCCAGCCCTTTTTGTGCATTGACTTCACCGCCGTGGGGGTGTTCCAGTCCTGCGGCATGGGCAGGCGGGCCCTGCTGTTCGCGGTGCTGAGGAAGATCGTGCTGGAGATCCCCGCGCTGCTCCTGCTGGATAAGCTCTTCCCGCCCTACGGGCTGGCCTATTCCCAGCTGGTGGCAGAGGCCCTCCTGTCGGCGGCGGCGGTCATCATGTTGCTGCGGATCTTCCGCACCCTGGAAAAGAAAAAATCCCCCTTGGCGGGAGGCGGCAAGGTATGAGCTTCAGGGACGAGGTATATGAGCTGGTAAGCCGCCTCCCTGCCGGGAAGCTGGCTACATACGGGCAGCTGGCGGCGCTGTGCGGCAGGCCCAGGGCCTCGCGCATAGTAGGCGCGGCCCTGCTCCACGCCCCGGAGGGGCTGCCCTGCCACCGGGTGATTTATCGGGACGGTACCCTGTGCTGTGACAAAGCTTTTGGGGGCAAGGAAATTCAGCAGCAAATGCTGGAGGCGGAGGGTGTCCCTTTTCTGCCGGACGGAAGGGCCGATTTGCGGGTTTGCCAGTGGGAGGGGCCCGAGGCAGGGTTTGAGAGCGAAGACTGACAGCATCTTGTTGCAGAGCCTTTTATCAAGCTCCTGAAACTTGGCGCATGAGGTTATGGTGTCCATAGCGGTGAAGTCTTTGGGATATTTTTTGGGTGCACAGATGTGCTGCCATACTAGAAAAATGTGTTGCGGGAGAGAAGGCTTTGCATATCATAAATTGTATTACCGAAGGGCAGTTAAATTTTTAAAGCGAAAGCCGCACCCTCAAAGCCTCTTGCTCTGAGGGTGCGGCTTATCTGAGCAGCTTATTTTTCTTCACAAGCGCACTTATAAATACACTCCCTGCTCCAGCAGTATGCCGCGTAGTGATTTTGGCTCGACCTCACGCGGCTGGATCCCCTCTTTTACCGCCATGGCCGCGGCTGTACCTGCCGCTTGGCCCAAGGCGATACAATGAGGTATCCAGTTGGCCTCTTGGTTTGCCTCCTCGCTAGAGGAAAAGCAGCGGCCCGCCACAAGAAGGCCGTCCAGCTTCTCAGGCACCAGAACGCCATATGGCATTTCCATGCGGGGGTAAGCCTGAAGCCCACTCACCGTGGGAAGCACCGCAATAATATCCTCGCGTCCTGTATGCTTCCCAATATCGTCCATTGTAAAGCGTTCTACGCCCTTCAGCCGCCTGCTGCCCCTGGTGCCTACCTGAGAGGCGAAATCATATAGATAAGCGCCCTCGAGCCCAGGGAAATTCTCCCGCAGATATCTTATCAGCGGGTTTATAGTCCGTGTGGTAATGAAGGCTGTGTCTGTAAGGCCCGTTATGGTCATGCAGTCTCTTGGTATAAGACTGTCTATCCAGACGACATCGTCTCTGTTTGAGGAGATGATCTGCATATCATAGCCCGCTATCCGAACGGCTTCCCGCAGCTTCTCCCTGGCGCTTGGCGTTTCCCTGAGCCCTTTGGTATAGCGCTCATAGCTTACACCCCCAAGCCGGAACACCAGCGAGGTATTGGCTGTGCGGGAGGTGGTCAGGCTGGCGCTCTCGTACCCCGCTCCTGCTGTGGCGAAAATGTCCCCGTCGCCGGTGCAGTCAACTATAACCTGAGCCATCACCGCTTTCCGGCCCTCTTTGCTCTCAAATATTACGCCGGTCGCTTTGACGTCCTCAACAACAGCCTGGCAGCCTAAACAGTTACAGTACACCACCACTCCCGCCGCCTCTGTCATGTCGTTCAGCACGGCCTTCAGCATTTCCGGGTCGCAGTTCACGCCATACATGACCCGTTCCTTGCGGATAAAAAGCCCATGGCTGCGGTATTTTGCCAATACCTCCGGGTCCTTCGAGCCGATCTCCCATTTTTGCGGTCCAAACGCGCCGTTAGGGCAGGCCCGTAGCCTGTCTACCCACTCATTCATTAGGCCGGCCACAAGCTGCTCCCTGCCGCCGTTCAGTATTGGGTCGCTGAGGAAGGGTATCAGCAATACCTGCCCCCCGGTAGCCATACCGCCCAAATAGGCGCAGCGCTCCATCAGCACCACCCGCTCCGCACCGGAATTCTTTGCTGCCACCGCCGCCGTCACCCCAGCCGGGCCGCCGCCCACCACCAGCACATCGCACCGATCATAGACCACGGTCTCACGGAGGGGGTCATGGACTGTACTCTTCATTGTCCCCCTTCTTTCTCTTCTTTAAAAGGCTGATTTTCTGCCAAAGGCACAGGCTCTCACCCGGGCGCAGCCTCCGGCAGCCATAACGGCTCAATTCATTCACTGGGCCGGTCTGAGGCTCCACACAGACCCAGCCTTCACCCGCCCTGGAAAAAAGCACCCAATCTGTAAATTTCTCCGACACCTCATAAGTAAACTCCCCAATTTGCGCCATACGGCCTGCGCTGCCCTCCTTGGCCGTGTAAAACCCCGAGACCCGCACCCCCCTGGGCCCGCGGCCCGCCGCTATCTCCTGCTCCGTGCCGTCCAGAGGGAGCAGGTCTCCTGTTGGGATAAAGCTGTCGTCAGTCTCCCGGCGTCGGCTTATTGGGGCCATAAATTCTCCCGGAGCGGCAAAGGCCGTGTGGAAGCCGATCTCAACGGGCATATCTCCCGCGCCGGTATTTGTGACCTGCGTCTTACGGCAAAAGCCCTCCTTATCCAGGCTGTCGGTCATAGCCACCTCGCACGGAAACGGAAAGTATTCCCCTTTGTTTTCCATATGTGTGATCACCCGGTCGGGCCCGCTCCCGAGCACCATAAATGAAGCGCCCGCGAAAAGTCCATGAATATGGTTATTGCGGGCCGGCTCGTTAATGGGCAGCCGGTAATCTTTGCCGTCAAAGGTGAAATGTCCGTCCGCAACCCGGTTTGGGGGAAAGAGGAACGGCATTCCATACAGCAAGGGCTCGGAGCTGAGCTCGTCCGTATTTTCCGGCTCACGCAGGACGGGCTCGTTTTTATACCTCAGGCTCAGCACCCGGGCCCCACAGTCCGGGTCTATCGCCGCGAACCAGTGGCCTTTTCTCAATTCTATCATGCCTTATCCCTGCCGAACAGCTGTACAATAAGCTGCTGGGGTTCCATTGTCCTTGGAGGCCCCTCCCTTGGGCCCTCGGGGGAATCAACCGCCTCCAGACTCCAGCCG encodes the following:
- a CDS encoding AEC family transporter, with protein sequence METTSIVFQQTLTMAIYMLVGFALFKGGKITKEGSKSLANLLVWLIIPAVIINSFCVELSLEKLRALGLSALLAAVALAVSAAISHFAFKKSPVDNFAAAFSNCGFMGIPLVRAGFGDEAVFLLVGFVVLLNLLQWTYGAALLKGDKGAVSLKGVLLNPITVGTAAGVVLFVTGLGSRLPGVLGGAIGGLAALNSPVAMLVLGIYMAQTSLKETVMSPRLYVLSAVRLLLIPAVTLALLTPLPVDLTMKYVILLGASAPVGANVAVYAQLYGKDYSYACRTVVLSTVLSILTLPVLVAAAGILW
- a CDS encoding DUF5060 domain-containing protein, whose translation is MSLVQPVLSKEAISGLEAENPFLDVVITAEFTGPTGRL
- a CDS encoding MATE family efflux transporter, whose translation is MPAENEKTELFERTPIPKAVMTLALPTVLSSLVMVLYHLADTFFVGMLDDPLQNAALTLSGPVLLAFNAVNNLFGVGTSSMMSRALGTKDYDTVYRSSAFGFYGSLISGVLFSAAFTAFRGPLLQVMGTQQSTLSATSDYLLWTVTFGAAPAILNVVLAYLVRSEGASLHASIGTMSGCLLNILLDPVFILPWGLNMGAAGAGLATFLSNCAACLYFFVLLFLRRGKTFVCVKPSMFGFRRAIVLGLLGVGVPASIQNLLNVTSRMVLNNFTAAYGPDAVAAMGIASTISSVAMQIAMGGSQGIMPLIGYNYASGNIKRMKETVIFLTAIALGFMAVATGAMFFGARWFTLLFIQNQSVVTFGAAFLRGLCLAQPFLCIDFTAVGVFQSCGMGRRALLFAVLRKIVLEIPALLLLDKLFPPYGLAYSQLVAEALLSAAAVIMLLRIFRTLEKKKSPLAGGGKV
- a CDS encoding MGMT family protein, with amino-acid sequence MSFRDEVYELVSRLPAGKLATYGQLAALCGRPRASRIVGAALLHAPEGLPCHRVIYRDGTLCCDKAFGGKEIQQQMLEAEGVPFLPDGRADLRVCQWEGPEAGFESED
- a CDS encoding FAD-dependent oxidoreductase yields the protein MKSTVHDPLRETVVYDRCDVLVVGGGPAGVTAAVAAKNSGAERVVLMERCAYLGGMATGGQVLLIPFLSDPILNGGREQLVAGLMNEWVDRLRACPNGAFGPQKWEIGSKDPEVLAKYRSHGLFIRKERVMYGVNCDPEMLKAVLNDMTEAAGVVVYCNCLGCQAVVEDVKATGVIFESKEGRKAVMAQVIVDCTGDGDIFATAGAGYESASLTTSRTANTSLVFRLGGVSYERYTKGLRETPSAREKLREAVRIAGYDMQIISSNRDDVVWIDSLIPRDCMTITGLTDTAFITTRTINPLIRYLRENFPGLEGAYLYDFASQVGTRGSRRLKGVERFTMDDIGKHTGREDIIAVLPTVSGLQAYPRMEMPYGVLVPEKLDGLLVAGRCFSSSEEANQEANWIPHCIALGQAAGTAAAMAVKEGIQPREVEPKSLRGILLEQGVYL
- a CDS encoding aldose 1-epimerase, yielding MIELRKGHWFAAIDPDCGARVLSLRYKNEPVLREPENTDELSSEPLLYGMPFLFPPNRVADGHFTFDGKDYRLPINEPARNNHIHGLFAGASFMVLGSGPDRVITHMENKGEYFPFPCEVAMTDSLDKEGFCRKTQVTNTGAGDMPVEIGFHTAFAAPGEFMAPISRRRETDDSFIPTGDLLPLDGTEQEIAAGRGPRGVRVSGFYTAKEGSAGRMAQIGEFTYEVSEKFTDWVLFSRAGEGWVCVEPQTGPVNELSRYGCRRLRPGESLCLWQKISLLKKRKKGDNEEYSP